The Pseudanabaena yagii GIHE-NHR1 genome segment GATTTGGATCGCGCCCATCAAATCGCTGAAGCCGTCAGAACCGAAGATATTGATGTATGGGTCGTGAAGAGTTTAGTTAGATCGATTTTTGATGCTTGATTTTTACCTTAGACAAGGGGCTTAAGCCCCTTGTCTAGAATTAATCGCTAGTTTCTTGTAAGCGATCACGATCTAGTAACTCTATCTGTGCGCCATTGATAGCGATTAAGCCTTCACTACTGAGTCGATACAAAGCCCTAGATAGAGTTGCGGGAATTGTTCCTAAAGTCGCAGCTAGTTGAGTTTTGGTGACATCTAAAGTGATGATATTCGCCTGATGGTCGCGATCGCTTAAATCTAATAGGTAAGAAGCTAATCTTTGCGGTACATCTTTGCATGACAGTTCCTCAACCATATGCGCCAGTTTACGCGAGTGCGTAGCCAGACTCATCAACATATTGATGGCGATCGCAGGATATTGATGGAGCAGTTCTAGAAAAGCTAATCGAGGGAAAAAGATTAATTCTGTATATTCCAAAGCGATCGCCGATGCGGGGAAGCATTTTCCATCGAGTGCAGGAACTTCGGCAAAGTAATCACGCCCACCTAGCAAATGCATGATTTGTTCTTTACCGTTTGATGCCATTTTAAACACCTTGACTCTCCCCTCTTGCACCACAAAAAATCCCGTCGCTTCACTATCTTGGATAAAAATCATCTCTCCCTTTTGAAACTTTTGTAGTTGCGAAATTTGGACTAGTGGCTCAAGCTGCTCTAGGGATAAGCCTTGAAAAATTAGAGTTGTTTGTAACCATTGACTTAATTCGGATTTATGCACTATCTGCCTCAATGAGATCGCTAGCGTAAGTTTTCATAAAAGATTAGTGATTGATCTATCTTTTCTCAAAGTCAAAAAGAGATTTACGCCGCAACTCTCTTTTTGCTTTTGACTTAAATCAAAGGATTTTAGTGGATATTCTCCTATGCTGTCCTCACAAGACAGAAGGAAATCCCATGGCAACATTGTTTGAAAAGCTCGGCGGCGCTAAGGCTGTTGACCTAGCAGTAGATCGGTTTTATGAAAGAGTGTTGCAAGACGATCGCATCAAACACTTTTTTGCGGATACCGATATGGCAACACAGCGATCGCACCAAAAAGCCTTTCTCACCTATGCCTTCGGTGGTACTGATAAATACGATGGTCGCTATATGCGTGAAGCTCACAAGGAGCTAGTGGAAAAGCAGGGTTTAAACAGTAGTCACTTTGATGCGGTTGCCGAAGATTTAATGATTACGCTCAAGGAGATGGGAGTTTCCGATGAACTCTTGGCAGAGGTGGCGGCAGTAGCGGCGGCTCCACAACATAAGAAAGATGTTTTGAATGGCTAAATTTCTTCTCCAAAGTTTTGCTTTGCAAAACTTTGGAGGTATCAAAAGATATGACAACTTTTCAAATTAGTGACACCGTAGGCAAAATCGTTCGCGATCGCCCTTCCCCTTCACGGTTGTTTGAGCAAGCCAAGGTTGACTATTGCTGTGGTGGTAAGAAAACGCTTGATGAGGCATGTCGTAAACAAGGGATTGATCCTCAAGTATTTCTCACACAGTTAGAAGCGATCGCTACCTCAAGTCAGGAACCAGAACTAAACATCACAACTTTATCTCTGACGGAACTAGCTGATCACATCGAGCAAACCCACCATGCTTACCTCCATACCGAACTACCTCGTTTAGAAAGAATGGTCACAAAAGTTGCGGCAGTACATGGCGAACGGGAACCGCGTCTACTTCAAATTAAGGATATCTTTTTAGCTGTATCCCAAGAACTGGCAACACATTTGCAGAAGGAAGAACGGATTTTATTCCCGATGATTC includes the following:
- a CDS encoding Crp/Fnr family transcriptional regulator, translating into MVHKSELSQWLQTTLIFQGLSLEQLEPLVQISQLQKFQKGEMIFIQDSEATGFFVVQEGRVKVFKMASNGKEQIMHLLGGRDYFAEVPALDGKCFPASAIALEYTELIFFPRLAFLELLHQYPAIAINMLMSLATHSRKLAHMVEELSCKDVPQRLASYLLDLSDRDHQANIITLDVTKTQLAATLGTIPATLSRALYRLSSEGLIAINGAQIELLDRDRLQETSD
- a CDS encoding group I truncated hemoglobin, which produces MATLFEKLGGAKAVDLAVDRFYERVLQDDRIKHFFADTDMATQRSHQKAFLTYAFGGTDKYDGRYMREAHKELVEKQGLNSSHFDAVAEDLMITLKEMGVSDELLAEVAAVAAAPQHKKDVLNG
- the ric gene encoding iron-sulfur cluster repair di-iron protein, coding for MTTFQISDTVGKIVRDRPSPSRLFEQAKVDYCCGGKKTLDEACRKQGIDPQVFLTQLEAIATSSQEPELNITTLSLTELADHIEQTHHAYLHTELPRLERMVTKVAAVHGEREPRLLQIKDIFLAVSQELATHLQKEERILFPMIRQLEFSTVIPSSHCGTIANPIRQMEFEHDDAGVALEQLSQLTDNYTPPEWACNSYRAMLDGLLNFERDMYQHIHKENNVLFPKAIALEQSKSNQN